Proteins encoded by one window of Blautia luti:
- a CDS encoding 3-deoxy-7-phosphoheptulonate synthase — translation MGFDFIKKLPTPEEIRNQYPIDAEIQAIKDARDQELRDVFTGRSDKFLAIIGPCSADNEDAVLDYLTRLRKVQEKIADKVLIVPRVYTNKPRTTGEGYKGMVHQPDPEKQPNLLAGLIAIRKMHIHAIQTSGMTCADEMLYPENYRYLSDLLSYVAVGARSVEDQQHRLTVSGMEVPAGMKNPTSGDLAVMLNSVVAAQGGHRFIYRSWEVETTGNELAHTILRGAVSKHGEAIPNYHYEDLRLLWEKYQQKNLKNPAVIVDTNHSNSNKQYDQQVRIAKEVLHSRQVDPELHTLVKGLMIESYIEPGNQKIGCDHIYGKSITDPCLGWEESEKLLYTIAEMC, via the coding sequence ATGGGATTCGATTTTATCAAAAAATTACCAACCCCTGAAGAAATTCGCAATCAGTATCCCATCGATGCTGAAATTCAGGCCATTAAAGATGCAAGAGACCAGGAACTTCGAGACGTTTTTACAGGCAGATCAGACAAATTTCTTGCAATCATCGGTCCTTGTTCAGCAGACAATGAGGATGCTGTACTGGATTACCTTACAAGATTACGCAAGGTTCAGGAAAAAATAGCTGACAAGGTTCTGATCGTTCCTCGTGTTTATACAAATAAACCAAGAACAACAGGTGAAGGATACAAAGGTATGGTCCACCAGCCGGATCCGGAAAAACAGCCGAACCTTCTGGCCGGCCTGATTGCTATCCGTAAGATGCATATTCATGCGATCCAGACCAGCGGTATGACCTGTGCAGATGAAATGCTTTATCCGGAGAACTACCGTTATCTTTCTGACCTGCTTTCCTATGTTGCAGTAGGTGCACGTTCTGTAGAAGATCAGCAGCATCGTCTTACAGTCAGCGGCATGGAAGTTCCTGCAGGTATGAAGAACCCTACCAGCGGTGACCTGGCAGTTATGTTAAACTCAGTCGTGGCAGCTCAGGGCGGTCATCGTTTTATCTACAGAAGTTGGGAAGTAGAAACTACCGGTAATGAACTGGCACATACCATTCTCCGTGGTGCTGTAAGCAAGCACGGAGAAGCAATCCCGAATTATCATTATGAAGATCTGCGTCTTCTCTGGGAAAAATATCAGCAGAAGAATTTAAAAAACCCGGCAGTCATTGTAGACACCAACCATTCCAACTCCAACAAGCAGTATGATCAGCAGGTTCGTATTGCCAAAGAAGTTCTCCACAGCCGCCAGGTAGACCCTGAACTTCATACTCTGGTGAAAGGTCTTATGATCGAAAGCTATATTGAACCTGGCAATCAGAAAATTGGCTGCGACCATATTTATGGAAAATCTATCACAGATCCATGCCTTGGATGGGAGGAATCCGAGAAGCTTCTGTATACTATCGCAGAAATGTGCTAA
- the xerD gene encoding site-specific tyrosine recombinase XerD: MDIEIREFVAYLHNIKKMSANTEVSYQRDLKKMAEFLGDRGVKDLKEVRELELEGYISYMEREHFASSSISRSVASIRAFFNYLWKEGHISKDPAENLKPPKVEKKAPEILTIEEVDKLLQQPDLNTVKGIRDSAMLELLYATGMRVSEMLHLQITDVNLQFGYVVCHENGKERIIPIGVPCKKAMEHYLESARNVFVKDQQESALFTNCSGKAMSRQGFWKVLKGYADSAGIKRDITPHTLRHSFAVHMLQNGADIRSVQEMLGHSDISTTQIYLGVNMNKMRDVYMKNHPRH, from the coding sequence ATGGATATAGAGATAAGGGAGTTTGTTGCATATCTGCATAATATAAAGAAGATGTCTGCCAATACCGAGGTATCCTACCAACGGGATCTGAAGAAAATGGCAGAATTTCTGGGAGATCGCGGAGTAAAGGATCTGAAAGAAGTAAGAGAACTGGAACTTGAGGGATACATCAGCTACATGGAACGGGAACATTTTGCTTCCTCTTCTATTTCAAGAAGTGTGGCATCTATCAGGGCTTTTTTTAATTACCTGTGGAAAGAAGGACATATCAGTAAAGATCCTGCAGAGAATCTGAAGCCGCCGAAAGTGGAGAAGAAAGCACCGGAGATCCTTACTATCGAGGAAGTGGATAAACTGCTTCAGCAGCCGGATTTGAATACTGTAAAAGGGATCAGGGATTCTGCCATGCTGGAACTTTTGTATGCCACCGGAATGCGTGTCAGCGAGATGCTTCATCTGCAGATCACAGATGTGAATCTGCAATTCGGATATGTAGTGTGTCATGAGAATGGAAAAGAGAGGATTATTCCTATCGGTGTTCCCTGTAAGAAAGCGATGGAACATTATCTGGAGTCTGCCAGAAATGTATTTGTAAAAGATCAGCAGGAATCTGCACTGTTTACCAACTGTTCCGGTAAAGCGATGAGCCGTCAGGGATTCTGGAAAGTATTAAAAGGATATGCAGACAGCGCAGGGATCAAGAGAGATATCACACCGCACACACTGAGGCATTCCTTTGCCGTACATATGCTCCAGAATGGAGCAGATATCAGAAGCGTACAGGAAATGCTGGGACATTCGGATATCTCCACCACACAGATCTATCTGGGCGTGAATATGAATAAAATGAGAGACGTGTACATGAAAAATCATCCACGCCATTAA
- a CDS encoding stage II sporulation protein M has protein sequence MKQSEIMKKKTRFPALILFLCGFLTGNLIPNILWKIKWQQKTLASIYFLSIFAAGNISGTEYLKELIKIRGSLFILSVLCGFSIFGVPLAVAGMLFLGFIIGTVAAMSILQFGFAGGLIGAGLLLPQYLFYIPVWMYLMAQVWELSLGIWRNKGLFPGRCRRYLISAGIALLVYAAGILTECYINPWIAEKLLTFVDFF, from the coding sequence ATGAAACAAAGCGAAATTATGAAAAAGAAAACCAGATTTCCTGCACTGATCCTGTTTTTGTGTGGGTTTCTGACTGGAAATCTTATACCAAATATTCTCTGGAAAATAAAGTGGCAGCAGAAAACGCTGGCAAGTATCTATTTCTTAAGCATATTTGCAGCCGGAAATATTTCAGGTACAGAATATTTAAAAGAACTCATAAAGATCCGGGGTAGTCTGTTTATCCTGAGTGTTCTCTGTGGGTTTTCGATTTTCGGGGTTCCATTGGCTGTTGCAGGAATGCTGTTTCTGGGATTTATCATAGGCACGGTAGCTGCCATGTCCATTCTGCAATTTGGATTTGCCGGCGGTCTGATCGGAGCAGGTCTGTTGCTGCCGCAGTATCTTTTTTATATTCCAGTGTGGATGTATCTGATGGCACAGGTATGGGAATTATCCTTGGGGATCTGGAGAAATAAAGGCCTGTTTCCCGGAAGATGCAGAAGATATCTTATAAGCGCCGGGATTGCCCTGCTGGTATATGCTGCCGGAATACTCACAGAATGTTATATAAATCCGTGGATCGCAGAAAAACTTCTGACTTTTGTTGATTTCTTTTAG